The genomic stretch GCGCGTGAGGCTAAGTCCGCGCACGGCATCGTTAACCGCCTTTTCCTTTTTGATGTCAAGCGCGGACGTTGCTTCATCCAGAAACAATACCTTTGGCTCTTTGTACAGCGCCCTGGCCAACAAGATGCGCTGCCGCTGTCCGCCGGAAAGCGCTGAACCCATATCGCCAATCAGCGTGTTGTACTGCATCGGCATCGCCAGTATCTCCTCGTGAATAGCAGCGAGTTTTCCGGCATGTTCGATTTTATCGTGACTGGGCGTGGGGTCGAAGAAGCTGATGTTGTCGGCAATCGACCCGGCGGAACAACTGGTCGTCCTGCATCACGGTGCCAACGATATTGCGATATTGTCGAATACCCAGCTTGTGAATATCGACGCCGCCAAGAATGACCTTACCATCGGTGGGCTTGAGCAAGCCCAGCATGATCTTGAGCAACGTCGTTTTTCCACAGCCGGAGGCACCAACTATCGCGACCGATTCGCCTGGTTCGATTTTGATCGAGCATCCGTTCAACACAAATGGCTCGGTGTCCGAATAGCGGAAACTCAGATCGCGGATTTCAGCGATGTATCCGCCAGCGCAGGCATCGTGCTTTGCGCGGTATCTGGTTCGGACTCGGTGAGTACGATATCCGCTAGTCTCTCGCCCTGCACCGTCAGCATCTTCATTTCGATGAACTTGTCGATCAAACCGGATATGCGGGCGGCGAACTGCTCCTTGTAGGCTACGAATGCGAACAGCATTCCGACCGAGAATGCATTGTCCAACACCAAACTCGCACCCAGCCACACCACCGCAATCTTCTCGGCGCCGAAGACGAACGCATTACCTGAGCGAAAGGCAAGCCCCAGTTTTTGTGTCGACACGTCGCCGTTCATGGTGTCTACAACCAAATTGAGCCAGCGGCTCTTGCGCTCTTCCTGGCGCCCGAAGAGTTTGATCGACTGCACGCCACGAATGGTTTCCAGGAAATGACTTTGCTGCTTCGAGCTATGGATCAACTGTTCCTCGTGCGCGCGTTTGAACGGTTCATAGAACACCCAGCGCAACACGCCGTACAGCGACACGGCGACGATTGTGATCAGCGTCAACATCGGGCCAGATCAGCATCATCGCCAAGGTTGCCATTGCCATGAGGCCATCGATGATGGCCTCACAAAAGCTGGTCGTAAGCGTGCGCTGAATGGAAGAGACGGAATTGAAACGGGAGACGACATCGCCGATGTGGCGTTTCTCAAAATAGCCGATGGGTAGCTTCAACAGGTGACTGAAAACATTCGCGAGCCATTGAAGGTTGAGCGACGTACTCATGTAAAGCACCACCCACGAGCGCAACGCGGTTACCGCAGTTTGAACCGCAACCAATAACAAAAAACCTATGCCCAGTGTCGTCAGCAAATCGCGATCCGACGACACCACCGCGCCGTCCACCACCCATTGCATGTAGAACGGAGTGACCAGCGCGAACACCTGCAAGACCAACGCCAGCAGCAAAATTTGCCAGAGCGAGCGCTTTACGCCGGTCACCTTGCCCATCAATTCGCGCAACTTGACCTGCTGTTTCTCTGTTTTCCTCTCGAAGGACGCGGTTGGCGTAAGTTCAATGCGATACCGGTGAAATGCTTTGAAAGCTCGGAAAGTTCCAGTTTGCGAATGCCGTAGGCAGGATCGTGAATGAACGCGTGCTTTGTTGTAGCGTGCTTCAATACGACAAAATGATTCATGTCCCAGGAGGATGCATGGCATTTGCAGCTTGGGAAGTTCATCCAGTTCCAGCCGCAATGGACGAGCAGCCAGATTAGAGCTGACCCGCCGCCTGCATCACATATGCCAGCGTCGCCCCCTTCATCGAAATCCCAAAGCGCCGGCGTAATGTTGCGAGGTCAGTAACAAGGCCATGAAAGCTCGCAACCATGCCGAGACTGGCCAGACCGCACTCCGCGGCCTCGGTTTGCAGCAGCATCGGCAGCTTATTGGCGGCGCGGAAAAACGGGCACGTGTGCAATGTTTGTCATCTGTTTCACCAATTTCAGGTTGAGTGATCCCGTGGCGATCAAGATCGCGATCGAGGCGGGGGTGTTTATTTGTGAGGCTGCGTCGCGTGACGACTAGCGAGAATCCGGTTTCGGAGCTGACATCAGGTATGTGCCTTCTTGCTGAGGCTGAATATGGGCTCAAAAACCCATTCGATCAGTCTCCTGCGGTCTAGCAATATATCTGCTTCAACCTGCATGCCGGCCACCAGGTTTTGCGGTTTGCCATAGGCGTCCACGCTCTGGGAGTCAAGCGCGACGACAATTCGATACATGGGTTCTCGCACAAATTCGGTTGAACCGGGCGGAATCTCTCCAGGTGACAGGGCCGTTTTGGACACGGAAACCACCTTTCCCGAATATTGGCCAAATTTTTGGTATGGAAAGGCCTGGTATCGCAGCAGCACTTCACGGCCCGGGTCGACAAAACCAATCGCACGTGAGGGTGCGTACAGCGTCGCATGCAAATTGCTGCCGGCGGGCACCAGCGAGGCAAGCGCTG from Betaproteobacteria bacterium encodes the following:
- a CDS encoding HlyD family efflux transporter periplasmic adaptor subunit — encoded protein: MRSPVCGRSPAIDDAPRYIVRAPEDGTITAIQADVGHTVAGNAALASLVPAGSNLHATLYAPSRAIGFVDPGREVLLRYQAFPYQKFGQYSGKVVSVSKTALSPGEIPPGSTEFVREPMYRIVVALDSQSVDAYGKPQNLVAGMQVEADILLDRRRLIEWVFEPIFSLSKKAHT